A genome region from Camelina sativa cultivar DH55 chromosome 10, Cs, whole genome shotgun sequence includes the following:
- the LOC104718545 gene encoding abscisic acid receptor PYR1 has protein sequence MPSELTPEERSELKQSIAEFHTYKLGPGSCSSLHAQRIHAPPDLVWSIVRRFDKPQTYKHFIKSCSVEPGFQMRVGCTRDVIVISGLPANTSTERLDVLDDERKVTGFSIIGGEHRLTNYRSVTTVHRFEREERIWTVVLESYVVDMPEGNTEDDTRMFADTVVKLNLQKLATVTEAMARSSNNNSSGDGSASSQVTSS, from the coding sequence ATGCCTTCGGAGTTAACACCAGAAGAACGATCGGAGCTGAAACAATCAATAGCCGAGTTCCACACATACAAACTCGGACCAGGAAGCTGCAGCTCACTCCACGCGCAACGAATCCACGCGCCGCCTGACCTCGTCTGGTCAATCGTCAGGAGATTCGACAAACCTCAGACCTACAAACACTTCATCAAATCCTGCTCCGTCGAACCTGGCTTCCAGATGCGCGTCGGATGCACGCGCGACGTCATCGTCATCAGCGGTTTGCCGGCGAACACGTCGACTGAGAGGCTCGACGTGCTGGACGACGAGAGGAAAGTCACGGGGTTCAGCATCATCGGAGGCGAGCACAGGCTTACGAACTACAGGTCAGTCACGACGGTGCATAGGTTCGAGAGAGAGGAACGGATCTGGACGGTGGTGTTGGAGTCGTACGTCGTCGATATGCCGGAAGGGAACACGGAGGATGATACTCGTATGTTTGCTGATACGGTTGTTAAGCTTAATCTTCAGAAACTCGCGACTGTTACTGAAGCTATGGCTCGTAGTAGTAACAACAACTCCTCCGGTGACGGAAGTGCTTCTTCTCAGGTGACGTCGTCATGA